TTTGTCGCCCAACCATTTTTTAAAAATGGCAATAGTTCATTTTTATCAGTACTTCTATGATATGTACCTTTTCCATCCCATAGACTCTCTTGCGGTATCTTAGGGCAAGTTTTGTTTTTTATGCTGTCCCAATTTTCTTTGAATAGTTGTTTGATGTTTTCTTGAAGGACCTCATAGCTACTTTCAAAAGTATGAAGCTTTGCATCAAAAACAATCTTTTTTTGCACAATAATATTGCCTTTATCTAATTTTGCGGTCATATAATGAATGCTTACTCCATTTGGCGTTCCATCAACAAAAGACCAAAA
Above is a window of Campylobacter concisus DNA encoding:
- a CDS encoding formyltransferase family protein → MAKILYLGVESELIQFLESDGNSVFCTANPIDEDMVINNKFDFIVSYRYKFILPEQILRHFEDAAVNLHTSLLPFNRGYDPNFWSFVDGTPNGVSIHYMTAKLDKGNIIVQKKIVFDAKLHTFESSYEVLQENIKQLFKENWDSIKNKTCPKIPQESLWDGKGTYHRSTDKNELLPFLKNGWATNVAEFLEILKENKAI